Below is a genomic region from Balneola sp. MJW-20.
TTGGGATGTTATTTCCGAGGATTTTAAGGAAGAGCTGTGTTGGTTAGCCCCGGTGATTTTTGAGTAACTGTTCCCAATATACGGCAGAGAGTGTATGCTGACCAAATCTAATTTATATCCTATAATTAATGTATAAGTAATGTTTGGTATTTATTATCTTTTGTTCTTTAAAATAAATATATAGTCAATTCAAATAGTTAACTAATGCCAAAGAAAATTGGAGACCTGACCCTTTATTCCGTGGATGATCTGCATGAACTGCTGGGAATTTCAAAAATGACCCTCCGGGCCTACCTCCGCGAAGGGCGCATCCGGGGACGAAAACTTGGGGTTAGCTGGTACGTTACTGAAGAAGCGATCAAAGAGTATTTTGAGGAGCCTCAAAATAATGATAGTGCTCCTGTTAAATCAGATAAGGATTACCGTTATATTGTTCAGGGTGTAAATGATCTCGTCAGTGAAACAGAAGAATGCGAAACCATTCCTGAAGTCATTGAATCACTGAACAGTCAGGCTATCATCAGCCTGTTCCAGGTTAAAGTTGTTGACCGCAGCTCCGATGAAATAATTGAAATTATAAAAGCACGCGATTTCTTAGATAAACATGCTTAAGCTCAAAGATACAGGACTGGAAGAGTTTTCATTCGGAGATGATCCGGATGATATGTTTTATTTACTTATTAACAGGAAAGTAAGTCCCGACGGTATTGATTTAGACAAGCTTCGTCTGGCTGACCCTAGAAACTTCGATCATACCCTGGAGAATATGGGCTGCATTCTGATGCTCAATGGTGATGAAATGGATGAGCTGGTCCGCCGTGGTGAACTGGATAAAAAGAATCTGCATGAATCTCTTTTTGAGCTGGCAGCCCGGGAAGGGCTTATATCTTAAAGGGTCCGTGTTCCTGCCACCAGGACCAGGTGCGAGAAAGACTGACCACGGTCTTTCCATCGTTGATATAACCCTGATCTACCAGATCCATTGCCTGCCGGAATGAAAGGGTTTCATTCTCCACAAATTCATCATGGTCTTCAGAGGATGCATTATGACTCAACCCCCAGGCAGTGTAAATGTGGATCACTTCATCCGAATATCCTATACACGGATAAAAATGGCCGATATATTGATAATGATCGGCTTCTAATCCGGTTTCTTCCCGTAGTTCTCTCTGTGCGGTATTGAGTTCTTTTTCGCCGGGATCGATCTTACCGGCCGGAACTTCCAGAAAGATCTGCTGTGCCGGATATCTGAATTGCTGAATCAGCATGATCTCGCCGTTCTCATAAACCGGTACGATCGCACAAGCACCGGGGTGTTTTATCCACTCTCTGGTTGATACCGAGCCATCAGGTAGTGTGGCGCTGTCTTTTTTAACATGCAGAAGATCCCCTTCATATATCTGGGTGGTTTCTTTAGTTTCTTCGACCAGCAACTTGGACTTAATCATATTGGTTTTCGGCATATATGGCATTAAATTTGAACGGGGAATATCGCAAATAAAATAAAGGTTTGAGTACTCACACTAACATTGACGGAAAAAAAGTGCAGGTATCAGGGAAAGTAATGACCTGGTCGAACGTCATCTCTGTGTCTCGTGTACTTATCGCATTCCCTGTCATTTATCTGCATTATACCAACGGTCAACAGGTCACCCCGGTGATCTGGGCCCTGATCATCTATGGTGTTCTGTCCGATTACCTGGACGGACTGGTCGCCCGTAAAACCAATTCTATCTCTGAATTCGGCAAGATGATGGATCCGATCTCAGACAAACTGAGTGCAACGGCTTTGTTCATATATACCGTGTGGCTGGGGTGGATCCCGCTCTGGTTTCTGATTTTCTCTATCGTAAGGGATGGCCTGATTATGGCCGGTTCTTTCTATATACGCCGCAAGTATCATAAAGTAGCTATGTCAATCATGTCCGGGAAGGTCTCTGTGAACGTTATGGCCCTGTATTGGCTTTCGGTATTTTTCTTCCAGGACGCTTCCAGTGTACACATGTTCCTGCTGAGCTGTTCTGTGGTAATTATGTTATTTTCCCTGTTCGACTATTTTAACCGCTACCGCATGATCATGAAGGGCGCAGAATTTAATTAAGGATTTATATGGGTTTACTCGAAAAATTAGGCTTAAAGCAAAAAGAGACGCTTGAGGAAGGTGTCAAGAAAAGCCGGGAAGGGCTGCTGAACAAAATCGGCAAGGCCTTTGTAGGAAAGGATCAGGTGGATGACGCCACCCTTGACGAACTTGAAGAGATCCTGATCACCTCTGATGTCGGAGTAAAGACCACCCTTGAGATCATAAAACGGATTGAATCACGGGTTGCCAAAGATAAATTTGTTACCCAGGATGAGCTTCAGCATCTGCTGCGTGATGAGATCGTAAACCTGCTTCAGGATAATGCCCCCGATAAGCCGGCTGAATTTGATGCAAACTTTCCGGTGAAACCTCACATCGTGCTGGTGGTTGGTGTTAATGGGGTCGGAAAAACCACCACCATCGGTAAACTGGCTCATTTATATAAGCAAGCGGGGAAATCGGTTATACTTGGCGCTGCTGATACTTTTCGTGCCGCTGCTGTTGACCAGCTGAAGATCTGGAGTGAACGCGCCGGTGTTCCGATCATTCAACAGGGGCAGGATGCTGATCCCGCTTCAGTAGCGTACGACACTGTGGCTGCAGCCAAAGCCCGCAACTGCGATGTAGCTCTGATCGATACTGCCGGTCGCCTGCATAATAAAAAAGCCCTCATGGATGAGCTGGCTAAAATTAAAAGGGTTATGGGCAAAGTAGTGGACGGAGCCCCGCATGAAGTTATACTTGTATTGGATGCGTCTACCGGACAAAATGCCATGCAACAGGCCAAAGCTTTCACAGAAACAGTGGATATCTCCGGTCTTGCACTGACCAAGCTGGATGGTACTGCAAAAGGGGGGATTGTGATTGGTATCTCCCATGAGCTAAATGTTCCGGTCAAATATATTGGATTAGGTGAGCAGATAGAAGACCTGCAGATCTTCGAGCGCCGCTCATTCGTGAATGCGCTTTTCGGAGAATAGTCTCAGAATAATGGTATTAAAAAAGGCGGCCTGATCAGATCAGGTCGCCTTTTTTCTTTGAAGTTAGTATCAGGGTCAGTTACGCGGCTGTACCTGGGTTGCCTCAATAAACTCCTGATTATCAACAACAGGACGTTCATCAGATTCAGAAATAAGTGCAGTCAGATTATAAACCAGCTGGGTTCTCTGAGTATATTGTTCCCAGGCGATCTTATCCAGCTCGTCCGATGGCCGGTGATAGTCTTCATGAGTACCGTTAAAGAAGAACACGAAGGGAACTCCCAGCCTGCCGAAATTCCAGTGATCACTTCTTCTGTAGAAACGATTCGGATCATTAAGGTCATTATACTTCTTACTTAAAGTAAGATTGGGGCCCATTTCGTTGGCTGCCCTGGAAAGACTATCCAGACCGGAAGAAATGATCTCCCCGCCAATGATATAGATATAAGGATCGTCACCCTCATACTTAGGATCGATGCGACCGATCATGTCGATATTCACATTAGCCACCGTATTGTCGATAGCATAGATCGGGTGATCTGAGTAGTAACGGGAACCCAGCAGTCCCTTCTCCTCACCGGACACGTGGAGGAACAGAATAGACCTGCTTGGACCTGCTCCGGCTTTCTTTGCTGCCATCATTGCTTGTGCTGTATGCAGGGTTGCTACGGTACCGCTGCCGTCATCATCCGCACCATTATAAATATTATCTCCGGTCGAGTCGGGCCGGCCAATTCCAACGTGATCATAGTGAGAACTCAATACCACTACTTCGTCTTTCAGTTCAGGGTCTGAGCCTTCAATAAAAGCTACTACGTTCTGTGTGGTAATAGTCTGCTCATCAATGTCTGCACTATGTGCCAACATATATCCGGTACTCATTGCATTAAATGATGCCGGGTCTTGTCTGATCTGCTCAACCATAGACTGCATTTCATTAAGGTCACTCATTCCCAGGATCTTTGTTGCCATTTCCGGATGCACATAATTGTATGCCGGTGAAACCGATCCGTTATCGGACTGCATATACTTTAAAGACAGTCGGCCTGTATTGCCCATTCTGGATTTCATTGCATCCGCATCACTCTCGTATGCCATTGGGTTGGTTGGCTCTGTGATAATAAGGGCCCCAACGGCTCCTCCTCTGACGAGCTGCTGCATACGACCCATGTTTGTGACTCCGTCTTCAGCGATCAGCATGATCCATTTTCCCGTGACGTCTTCAGGGAACTGGTTAATACCATTCGCTTCATCAAACGCTCCGTAACCGGCAAATACAATTTCACCTTCCACGTCGTCTGTGCCTCCGAATACCGTATAGAAGTTTCCGGATTTGTCAGCATTCATCACAGACTGGTCAATGGTTTCTCCGTCATTGGTCAGGGTATAGATATATCCGTTTGTTACCGGCTGAACCAGGTCGAATTTCTGATAATAGGTTCCGTTATCTCCAACAGCTTCAAGGCCCAGGGCTTCATATCGTTCTGACAGATATCTTGCTGCTTTTTGTAGTCCCTCGGTACCGGTTTCACGGCCGGAAAGAGAATCATCTGCCAGTACTGCAAGGTCGGCATAGAGCAGGTCCTGTGTAATTGATGATGAAAACTCATAGATACTCGGAACAGGTGCGTTACTTTTGTTAAAAACGCCACAAGCTGTGGCAAATGAAAGTATCAGCAATCCTGATAATAGTTTATTCATAGAATCAGATATTAGTTTATTAATTTGGTAGTTAAGCCTTTATGATCTCGTCGACCGGCTTTAGGTCGATATAAAAATTGGTTGGATCTTCTTCGATGAACAGGTTTATCTGTTGTTCTTTGATCATCTCAAGGACAGCAAGAAAAGTCACCACGATCTCAACGCGGTTACTAAGCATTTTCATCATATTCCTGAACGACTGCTTTCCTTTTTCCTGAAGGGTATTCAAAACAAACTCCGCCTGGTCTTCAATACTGTAGACCACCTTCTCCACATGATGAACGATATTCTTCCTTTCGATATCCTGAAGCACTTTCTTAAAAGCTGCGATCAGGTCAAACATGGTTACGTCTTTAAGCGCTTCTCCGGTTGCCTGCTGATCTACTTCATCCGCATCGAAATAACCGCGGCTGTAGCGCTTTTGGGTTTCTTCGTCAATATCAGCCATTTTATCGGCCATTTCTTTGTAGCGCTTATATTCCAGCAGGCGCTGAACCAGCTCGTAGCGCGGATCGGTCTCATCCAATTCTTCGGTGTCTGAGTCCTCACGCGGAAGCATCATTTTTGCTTTGATCGACATCAGCATGCTGGCCATCAGGATGAATTCACTGGCAACATCCAGGTCCAGTTCTTCAAGCAGATGAATATACTCCAGGAATTGCTCGGTGATATAGGATATGGGAATATCATATATGTCAAGTTCGTCTCTTTTAATGAAAAAGAGCAACAGGTCAAGGGGGCCTTCAAAATTTTTTAGTTGAACTCTGTACATATACTTAACTATTCATTTTCAGAAATATATATTTATTTAGTTGGTTTTCATTATCTTAAGTCCGTTTGAAATACTGATCTAAAATCGCAGATGGACTACGGGGAA
It encodes:
- a CDS encoding ScpA family protein encodes the protein MYRVQLKNFEGPLDLLLFFIKRDELDIYDIPISYITEQFLEYIHLLEELDLDVASEFILMASMLMSIKAKMMLPREDSDTEELDETDPRYELVQRLLEYKRYKEMADKMADIDEETQKRYSRGYFDADEVDQQATGEALKDVTMFDLIAAFKKVLQDIERKNIVHHVEKVVYSIEDQAEFVLNTLQEKGKQSFRNMMKMLSNRVEIVVTFLAVLEMIKEQQINLFIEEDPTNFYIDLKPVDEIIKA
- a CDS encoding helix-turn-helix domain-containing protein, with product MPKKIGDLTLYSVDDLHELLGISKMTLRAYLREGRIRGRKLGVSWYVTEEAIKEYFEEPQNNDSAPVKSDKDYRYIVQGVNDLVSETEECETIPEVIESLNSQAIISLFQVKVVDRSSDEIIEIIKARDFLDKHA
- a CDS encoding M28 family peptidase, with translation MNKLLSGLLILSFATACGVFNKSNAPVPSIYEFSSSITQDLLYADLAVLADDSLSGRETGTEGLQKAARYLSERYEALGLEAVGDNGTYYQKFDLVQPVTNGYIYTLTNDGETIDQSVMNADKSGNFYTVFGGTDDVEGEIVFAGYGAFDEANGINQFPEDVTGKWIMLIAEDGVTNMGRMQQLVRGGAVGALIITEPTNPMAYESDADAMKSRMGNTGRLSLKYMQSDNGSVSPAYNYVHPEMATKILGMSDLNEMQSMVEQIRQDPASFNAMSTGYMLAHSADIDEQTITTQNVVAFIEGSDPELKDEVVVLSSHYDHVGIGRPDSTGDNIYNGADDDGSGTVATLHTAQAMMAAKKAGAGPSRSILFLHVSGEEKGLLGSRYYSDHPIYAIDNTVANVNIDMIGRIDPKYEGDDPYIYIIGGEIISSGLDSLSRAANEMGPNLTLSKKYNDLNDPNRFYRRSDHWNFGRLGVPFVFFFNGTHEDYHRPSDELDKIAWEQYTQRTQLVYNLTALISESDERPVVDNQEFIEATQVQPRN
- a CDS encoding NUDIX domain-containing protein yields the protein MIKSKLLVEETKETTQIYEGDLLHVKKDSATLPDGSVSTREWIKHPGACAIVPVYENGEIMLIQQFRYPAQQIFLEVPAGKIDPGEKELNTAQRELREETGLEADHYQYIGHFYPCIGYSDEVIHIYTAWGLSHNASSEDHDEFVENETLSFRQAMDLVDQGYINDGKTVVSLSRTWSWWQEHGPFKI
- a CDS encoding CDP-alcohol phosphatidyltransferase family protein translates to MTWSNVISVSRVLIAFPVIYLHYTNGQQVTPVIWALIIYGVLSDYLDGLVARKTNSISEFGKMMDPISDKLSATALFIYTVWLGWIPLWFLIFSIVRDGLIMAGSFYIRRKYHKVAMSIMSGKVSVNVMALYWLSVFFFQDASSVHMFLLSCSVVIMLFSLFDYFNRYRMIMKGAEFN
- the ftsY gene encoding signal recognition particle-docking protein FtsY; the protein is MGLLEKLGLKQKETLEEGVKKSREGLLNKIGKAFVGKDQVDDATLDELEEILITSDVGVKTTLEIIKRIESRVAKDKFVTQDELQHLLRDEIVNLLQDNAPDKPAEFDANFPVKPHIVLVVGVNGVGKTTTIGKLAHLYKQAGKSVILGAADTFRAAAVDQLKIWSERAGVPIIQQGQDADPASVAYDTVAAAKARNCDVALIDTAGRLHNKKALMDELAKIKRVMGKVVDGAPHEVILVLDASTGQNAMQQAKAFTETVDISGLALTKLDGTAKGGIVIGISHELNVPVKYIGLGEQIEDLQIFERRSFVNALFGE